The nucleotide sequence GGGCCGGACGTTGGCTCGAAGCTGACCACCGATCCGCGCGTGGACATGGTGACGTTTACCGGCTCCGAAGCGGTCGGCGCCGCGATCATGGGGCAGGCCGCGCCGACGCTGAAGCGCGTCCATCTGGAACTGGGCGGCAAGTCGGCGATGATCGTACGCGAAGACGCCGATGTCGAGGCGGCGGCCACGATGGCGATCATGGTGCTGTCGGTGAATGCCGGGCAGGGCTGCGCCATCACCACCCGCTTCCTCGTTCACAATTCGGTTCGGGCGCGCTTTGTCGCAACGGCCAAGGCGGTTGCGGCGCACTGGAAGGTGGGCGACCCGTCCGATCCATCGGTGCTGATGGGTCCGCTGATCCGCGAATCCCAGCGCGCGAAGGTTGAAAGGCTGATCCAGTCGGGCCGCGACGAAGGTTCGACACTTGTCGCGGGCGGCACCCGTCCGGCAGGCCTGTCCAAAGGCTTCTTCGTGGACATCACGCTGTTCGACAACGTCGACAACAAGTCGACGCTGGCGCAGGAAGAAGTGTTCGGCCCGGTCGGCTGCGTGATCGGATACGATACCGATGATGAGGCGGTCCGCATCGCCAATGAATCGCGCTATGGCCTCAACGGCGCGATCATGACCGCCGATTCCGCCAAGGCCTATGAAATGTCGCTGCAACTTCGCACTGGCAATGTCGCAATCAACGGTGGCATCGGCAAGATGGCTTATGCCCCGTTCGGCGGCTACAAGCGGTCGGGCATCGGGCGCGAATATGGCCCGGACTGGATGCGTGAATTCCAACAGGAAAAGACGATCACCTACCCGGTCGGACGCTGAATTGGTTGGGGGCTGGTGGGGGCCTTCCCGCAAGCCCCCATATTCCCCGCTCACCCTGAGCCTGTCGAAGGGTGTTGGTCAGGCGCTGTGCGCGCATCCTTCGACAGGCTCAGGATGAACGGGTGTGGGGGTTGGCTGAGGCTGACTAACCTTCCACCAAGCGCTCGCGAATGGCGGCGATCTGGGCTTCATCGAGGCCCAGCGCTGCCTGCGCGTATCCGGCAATCGAGCCATGCCGCTCGGCCACGCTGTCGAGCGCGGCTTTCAGATAAGCGGGATCGGCGCGCATCAGCGCATCGCGCACATCGGGTGCCATCTTCTCGAACGGATGTTCGCCATCGGTCAGGCCCATGCGGGCGGCGCGGTGCACGCGCGTGAACGCATAGAGATCGACCGCCGTGTCGGTCAGCGCAAAGTCGGCAAGGATGGTGTCTTCGTCCACGCCTGCAAGGCCCAGAATGATCGCGGCGCAAAACCCGGTGCGGTCCTTGCCCGCCGCGCAGTGGAATACGAGCGGTGTCTGGTCATCCAGCAAGGCACCGAACAACCCGCGCAACGGTCGCACCAGCCAGTCCTGCATGGTGGGATAGGACCCGATCAGCCAAGCGCGCAGTTCCGGGCCGGTCGCCACCTGTTCCCACGCCGCCCCGCGTTGTGACGAGGCGATGGATTCATCAAGCTGCCACGACAGCTTCTGCACTGGCCCAGCCCAGTGGGTGGGTTCGGATGCAATCTCGTCATCGCGGCGCAAGTCGACAATCGTGCGGATACCGAGCGGGGCGATGGCCGCATGGTCGCCATCGGTCAGATAAGTCAGCACGCCCGATCGGTAGACCAGCCCGCGCCGAACTGTGCCGCCACCAGCAACAGGATAGCCGCCAAGGTCACGGAAATTGCAGCCGCCGACCAGATCGAGGGTTTGGGATTGATCCGACATCGGTCAATACGTCAGCACGATTTTGCCGCGCACGTTGCCGCCTTCGACGTCGGCCATTGCGGAAACCGCTTGTTCCACCGGATAGGTCCGCTGGATTGTGGGCTTCAGCTTGCCCGCATCGGCAAGGGCTGCGGCATGGGCCAATGCAGCGCCGTTGGGCGTGCCGAAAGTCATAGTGGCGCGGACGCCGTGGCGGGCGGCCTCGTCCTGATCGGGCGGGGCGACCAGCGAAATCAGGATGCCGCCGGACTTGAGCAGGCCCCACGAACGCGCCTGTGCAGCCGGTCCGAACGCATCGAGCACCACGTCGAAATCGCCGATGGCCTGTTCATAAGCCGTGGTGCGGTCGATCACGTGGTCAGCGCCCAATCCGCGCACGAAGTCCATAGTGGCAGGCGAGGTCAGCGCGGTGACTTCAGCCCCCATCGCCTTGGCCAGTTGCACGACAATGCTGCCGACCCCGCCCGCTGCGGCATGGACCAGCAGCCGCGTTCCCGGCCCGATCGGTTCGGCATCGAACGCGGCCTGCGCGGTAACGATGGCAACAGGCAGTGCGGCGGATTCGATCAGCGACAGGCTGGCGGGCGCCTTGGCCACGGCATTTGCGTCCACCGCCAGTTCATCAGCAAAAACGCCAATCGGGCCGACCGAGCCATAGACCACATCGCCCAGCGAAAAACCGGTGACGCCGGTGGCCAGTTCAGTAACGGTCCCGGCAAATTCGTTGCCGAGTGTAAACGGGAACGGCGCCTGAAGAAATTCCATGTGCCCCTCACGGATCTTCCAGTCGACCGGATTGACGCCCGTCGCAGCCACCGAAACGCGCAACTGCCCTGCGGCAAGCTCCGGCCTTGGCACATCGTTGATCACAACAACTTCGGGGCCGCCATAGGCGGTGATCTGGACGGCTCTCATCATGTTCTCCGTGGCAGCGGGGCGCCGTTAAAGGACGTTTGCCGCGATCTTTTCGAGGGCGATGCGCGCGTCTTCAACGCTGGCGATGTGGGGCAGGCTGAAGGCGAGGCGGTCTGCGCCTGCGTCTTCATAGACATTGCGCAAGTCGAGCGCGTCGTCACCGGGCGCGAGGATCACGCCGATCTCGAAGTGCGCGATGTCGCGCCCGGCGGCCTGTGCGTGCGCCATGATCTTGGCGCGGCCCTGACGGACATGGTCCGGCCCGGTTAAGTCGGTTTCGGTCAGCGACAGCAGCTTTGTGCCGGCATAAGCGGGGACCCAGCCCTGACAGTGCTTGCCCACCCGTTCGAGCACGGCATCGCTGTAACCGCCCAGCAGGATCGGGGTGTGCGGCTTGCGCGCCGGGCGTGGATACATCTGCACTTCGGGGAACTGGAAAAACTCGCCGTCAAAGGCAAAGGCGTCCTGCGTCCACAGGCCCTTCATCACCGCGATGCTTTCCATGGTATAGGCCCAGCGCCGCTCGAAACTGCCGCCGCTCGCCTCGATCTCGATCCGGCTTGCGCCGCCGGTGCCGAGGCCCAGCATGAAGCGGCCGTTGCTGTAGGCGTCGATGCACGCCACCTGTTTGGCGACATCGACCGGGTGCTTCATCGGCATGATCAGCACGCCGGTCGATACTTCGAGCCGGGTGGTCATCGCGGTGGCGCGCGCGGCGCCGATCAGCGGGTCTTGGTAGAACGGCACGCCGTGGGTGTGCGGGCCTTTGATCTCTTCGCGCAGGGGCCGGACCGTGTGATGGCCCGAGGTCAGCCAGTCAAAGCCGATCGCTTCGGCCATGCGCCCGATTTCGCCCATGTCGACGTCGTTGATCGGCGCGCCCGGATCGGCGAACGGCCTGCTGATGCCAATTTTCATCGATGCTCTCTCCAAAGGCGTTTGATTGCGCGGCTGATGACCGGGGTCATCCGTAGAAAAACTTGAGCAACTCGCTCTTGGTGACGACCCGTTCGCGGCGGGCGGCGTTGGACGTCACCGGATCGTCGGGCGAGACTTCGTCGGGATTGTAGATCGGTCCCGACCCCAGCGCCGCGATCGTGCCGCGCGCCAGCGATGCCGTGTCCGATGCACCGGTGGCTTCGACCGGGATCCCCCGCTTTGCCAGGGTTTGGCGCAGCATCGGGGTATCGGCGATCTTGAAGAGCAAGGTGACTACGTCCACCCCGCGCGGGGTGAGTTCGGCCCACAGCGCTTCGCACAAGTTCAGCGCAAAGCCCTTGGTTGCGGTATAGATGCCCGAAAGCGCCGCGCCTCCAAAAGCCGCCTCGGAGCCAACCACGATCAGCCCGCCGCCGCCGCTTTTTACCAGACGCTGCCCGAAATGGTGAAGCGCCTGCGTGAGGAACAGCACGTTGCGCTGGATCGTGGCGGCCCATGTTTCATAAGGCAGATCGACGAATTGCGTGCCCGAGGCTTCGGCTCCTGCATTGAACACGGCGAGCGTCAGCGGCAGGTCGGCAGTGGCGGCTTCGATCCGTGCGACGGCATCGGCCGCGCCGAGATCGAGCGACAGCGTGCGCGCTTCGACGCCCAGCGCGCGCACGGCGGCTGCGGCTGCGGCCAGCTTGTCTTCCTGCCGCGCGATCAGCAGGCAGTTCATGCCGTGGCCCGCCAGTTCGGTCGCAAAGGCGAGGCCGAGGCCGTCCGATCCGCCGGTAACGAACGCCCAGTGTCCCGGCGCGATGGCCGCTGCCAACGTCATTGCGCCAGCGCCTCCGGGTTACCCGCCGGGTTCTTCTCGCCGGTCACGCCCATCTTGCGGTTGAGATCGTCCATGTCGAGATACTCGCGCCATTTGACGATCAGCCCGGCGTCGTTGAATTCGTATATCGCGACCATCTGGTGCGGGCAGGGGCGGCCCATGATGATCGCGGTGTCCGAGCGTTCCTGCATCACCATGCGGTCGTTCGACACGATGTTGACTTCGTTGCACTTGTTGTTGGTGGCAAAGGTCATCTGGTTGAGGATTTCGGCGCGCAGCGCGTCCTTGCCCTTGATTACCGGGCCGCCCGGAACCCACAGCTGCCATTCGGCATCGTCGGCAAAGAACGACAGGATTTTCTCGACATCGGGCCGCACTTCGTCGCTGCCGTCGCCCCAGGCGTCATGCATCGTGCGGACCTTGTTTTCCAGTTCGATACCCATGATGTTTTCCTTGAGATTCAGTTGCCTGCAGACAGCGCGCGGGTGACGCTGATGAACGGCACGGTGCAGCTCTGCCCGCCGTCGACCGGATAGAGCATCCCGTTGACGTAGCGCGATTCATCCGACGCCAGGAACAGCGCCATCGCCGCGATGTCTTCAGGCTCGCCGATGAAGGGCGTGTTCAGGACGTCGAGGAACAAGCGGTCCATTTCGGGCGTGGTCCACTGGATCTTGGCCGGGGTCTGCGTCGGGCCGGGCAGGATCGCGTTGCTGCGGATGCCGCGCTTCCCATAAGTCGCGGCAATCGCCTGGACGAACCAGTTAAGCGCGGCCTTGGACGAACCATAGCTGTAGGCGGTAATGTCGCCGCCCATCGAGCTGCCGGACGAGGTGGCGATGATCGAGCCGCGTCCGCGTTCGAGCATGTGCGGGATCGCCAGCTTGCTCGCGATCACTGCGCCGAGCACGTTGACGCGCAAGTTGGCGAAGAAGATTTCGGGATCGAACGCGAGGAAATCCATGTCGCGCATGGCGTGTTCGGTGTTGGTGTAGAGCGCGTTGTTGAACAGGACGTCGATCTGGCCGAAATCGGCGATGGTGGTGTCGATCATCCGGGCAAGATCGGCCTCATTGCTGACATCCACGGTGATCGCGCGGGCCTTGCCGCCTGCATCGATGACCGCTTGCGCCACGGCTTCTGCGGGTTCGGCGCGAATGTCGGCGACAATCACGGTTGCACCTTCAGCGGCGAACATCTGCGCGCTGGCGCGGCCGATTCCGCTGCCACTCCCGGTAATGATGCAGACCTTGTCTGCCAGCCTCGCCATGGTTCCGTGCTCCTTGTCGCCTTGATGGCGCTTGGCCTGCACAGAGGCGCGATTTCGAGCTTCAGGTTACCTGCCGAAAGGTTGGCGGCGTCCGGAGTTTGTCGCGGCACAAGTGCGAACCACAGAGCACGAAATTTCCGGCGCCAGTCCATGTGCCAGTTTCGCCACCCTTCCCTGCGGCAGGTTTTTTGGCGGCACCCCCGTCACACCGAGCGACGAAATCGGAACCGTAAAGGACGAAAACGTCCGATTCACCAGGGAGGAAAACCGATGATTTCGAACGTCCGCACGAAGAGCCTCGTCGCCTTGTTGCTGGTCAGCACGGCCACGCCTGCGCTTGCCCAGCAGTCTGCACCTCAGTCCACCGCTGAAACCGATCAGGCTTCGGGCCAGACCGATGGCGATATCATCGTCACCGCGCGCCGCACCGCGGAGAACATCCAGTCCACCCCGGTCTCGGTGACTGCATTCGGCACGGAATCGCTGCGTCAGGCACAGGTCCGCGATACGCAGGATCTGCTGTTCAAGACGCCGGGCGTGTTCCTGGCGGGCAGCGGCGGGCGTGAAAACTCCAACTTCTCGATCCGTGGCCAGTCCAAGGCGCTTGCCGGAAACAGCGCGCCGGGCGTGATCAGCTATTTCGCCGATGTGCCCGCGCCCACGCTCGGGTCGAGCATTCCGACTTACGATCTCGCCTCGGTGCAGGTGCTCAAAGGCCCGCAGGGCACGCTGTTCGGCCGCAACACCACCGGCGGCGCGATCCTGTATTACCCGACCGCACCCAACTATGAGCTCGGCGGCTATGTCCAGGCCTCCTACGGCAGCTACGATTCAAAGATTGCAGAAGCGGCGCTCAATCTGCCGCTGGTTGACGGCAAGGTCGCGCTGCGCATCTCGGGCCAGTACCAGAAGCGCGATGGCTGGACGAAGAACATCGGCGTGGGCAACGATGCAGACGATCTCAATTCGCGCGCAATCCGTGGCTCGCTGCTGCTCGAGCCGGTCGAGGGGCTGAAGAACACGACCATCGTCGACTATTACCGCAACCGCTCCACCGGCGGCGCTTCGGTGCTGGTCGATGTCTTCGCAGGTCCCAACGCCCTGACTGCAACCGGTACGCTGAGCGGTGCGCAGGCCCAGCTTGCGGCGCAGCGCGCCCGCGGCGTCCGCGTGATCAATTCGGACATCGATGCATTCGAACGCGCCGAGCGCTTTGGCGTGACCAACCGTACCGAAGCCACGCTTTCCGATGCGATCCAACTGGTCAACATCTTCGGCTATCGCCACACCAAGGTCGACTACTTCTCCAGCGTCGACGGGCTGCCCACGCTTATTTCGGACGGCACCGGTGCAATCCCCAAGTTCCTGCCGGTCATGGTCGTCGGCGGACGCCAGACCTCTGACGTCGAGCAGTTCACCGAGGAACTGCAGCTGCGCGGCAAGGCGGCGGACGATAAGCTGGAATGGCTGGTCGGCGGTTTCTACCTCAAGAGCAAGCCCAAGGGGCCGACCGGAACCTATATTCCGATCTTCATCCTGCCCGGCTTCACCAACGCGCCATTCAACTATGGCTTCTTCACCGAGACCAGCAAGGCGCTGTTCGGGAACGTGACCTACAAGCTTGACGGCATTGCCGACGGCTTGCGTTTCAGCGCCGGCTTCCGCCACACGTGGGACGAGATCACCGCCTGCGTCGGCGGCGGCACTTCGCCCAATCCGGTGCTGTCGCCCGCCGATTGCAACAATGCCGTCCCGACCATCCGCAACAGCAGCATCAACAAGACCTCGTCCAAGGCACCGACCTGGACAATCGGACTGGATTATCAGGCCTCGGACTCGGTGTTCCTCTACGCCGTCACCCGCCACGGCTACCGCGCAGGCGGGATCAACAGCCCGACGCTCGCCGGACGCCTTGCCAAGTTCCAGTCGTTCCGTCCGGAAAAGGTTGACGATATCGAAGTCGGCATCCGTTCGGACATGAATGCAGGCGATGTCTCCATCCGCTTCAACGCATCGCCGTTCGTCGGCTGGTACAGCAATGTGCAGGTGCCGGTTTCGGGCCTGAACACGCAAGCGACCTGCAGCACGACAGCGCCGGGCGGCACCGCCGCGCCGAAATCGCCCGATGGCGATTGCAACCCGAACAATGATCCGAGCGGCGGCACGCTGCTGGTCAATGCCGGTTCGACCCGCGTCGCAGGCATCGACCTGTCCACCCGCATCGCACCTACCTCGACTCTCGCATTCGAGGCAGGCGCGACATTCCTCGATCTCAAGACACGCTCGCTGACCGTGCCGGCCGAACTGCAATCCTACCTGCGCGTGCTGGCGGTGCCGTTCAACCTCGTTGCCAAGCAGACGATCACCGCAGGCGTGCGCTGGACGTTGCCGGTGCCCGAAAGCATCGGCAAGACCGTGTTCAGCGGCGACTTCTACCATACGAGCAGCGTCCAGTCGTCGGACGCGGTGCTGCCCGCCTACAGCATCGTCAACGCGCGGCTCGACATCAGCAGCATTGGCGGTTCAAACCTCGATGCCAGCGTGTTCGTGCGCAATGTGTTCGACAAGGAATACCTGGCATCGAGCAACGTCGGATCGAACCTGCTCGGCGTGCAGAGCGGCTTCTTCGGTGCCCCGCGCACTGTCGGCGTCGAACTGCGCTATCGCTTCGGCAGCTGAGCCGGATATCGCCTGAACTGAAAACCGGCGCGGTCGGTGGAGGGAGAGAACAATGGTCTCGCAAGCAGTACAGCCTCCCGCCGACCCCACCGATGCCAAAGTCTACGACTGGCTGATCGCCAATATCGGCCCGGTCACCGCGTTCGAGCGTCAGCCGCGTTGGCGGCCGGGCTGGAACGTGGTGGCGGGCGGCGCACCTCTCTATGTGCGCGGCCCGCGCGGCGACACGTATGCCTCGCCGGTCGACATGTTTCAGGAAGCCGAAATTCATCACGTTTTCGAGCGCCACGGGATCCCCGCGCCGCGCGTTCGCGGGATGATCCCCGATCCGCTGTGCATCGTCATGGAAATGCTGCCGGGACGGATCAACAGCGGATCGATTGAAAACCCCGAGGTTCAGGCCCAAGTGCGCGAGCGGTTCATCGGAATCGTGGCCGATGTACACCGTTTGCCGGTAGAGGCCTTTGCCGCCGCAAAATTGCCGGTGCCGCAAAGCCCCAGGGAAATCGCGCTCAATCTCTACACGCCCTCGCACGCAATTTTCCGCGAGCGCATCGCGGGCCGTCCGTGGCCGCTGATGGAATTTGCGTGGGGTTGGCTCAACCGCAACATTCCGCAGGACCGCACCCGCGCCACTTTCGTGAACTACGATGGTGGGCAGTTCCTGTTCAGCGATGACGGCACGGTCACCGGCCTTATCGATTTCGAGGTGTCCTCGCTCGGCGATCCGGCGGCGGAGCTTTCGGGCATGCGCCTGCGTGATACGTCCGAGCCGCTGGGCGACCTGACTGCATTGGTGGCGCGCTATGAAGCCCTTACCGGTGACCGTATTTCGCGCCAGTTGATTGAATTCCACACCGCCGGGTTCTGTGCGGTCAACGGGTTCCTGATGTGGCCACTGATGTTCGACAGCGCGCCCGAACAGGACTTCATCGCCTATCTCAACTATTGCGTCGGCACGAGCCGCTGGATGATCCGCGCCATCGCCGATCACATGGGCGTCACGCTGGTCGACCCACCGGAACCCCGCGTGCAGCCGCTCGGCTTCGAGCAAGCGTCGCGCCATCTGGTGCGGCATATCGAGGCTTTCGCTGACGGCACGCTTGCGGAAAACTACGCTCGCGATTCCGCCGCGCATCAGGCCTTCTACATGGGCCGGCTCAATACCTACGGCCTCTCAGTGCAAGCCGCCGATCTGGCAGACGTTGCCGCGCTGACTGGCGTGCGCCACGAAACCTGGGAGCAGGCGCAGGCCGCGCTGTCGGAATGGGTCGCACAGGCAGGGCCCGAGGCCGACGCCGCGCTGGTCCAGCACTTCCACCGCTGGTTGCAGCGTCAGGCATTCATGCTGCGCGGCTGCGGCCCGGCGGCGTTCATTTCGGCGGCCAATCTTCAGCCCATTCTTGACCGCTGACCTCAGCTCCGCCTGCGTACCGCTGCAAGGACGAATTCGGTGCTGCTGGCGCGCCACGCGGCGGCGTCCAGATCTGCGCCAGTGCGCGTGCGCGTGACCAGCGCGATCATCGGCGAATGCGCGAACCACGTGGTCACAAGGCTGTGAATCACCCAGAACAACTGATCCGCATCGCAATCGGCGCGGAAAATGCCCTCCGCGCAGCCGCGCTCGACAATGGGCCGCAACACCTCGTCGATCAGCGTCCTGAGCATCGCGGCCAGCGGGCTGGTCTTGCCGACGTGGGCAAAGGCGTGCTGGGCTTCGTCGATCGTCATCCGCACTATCTGCGGGCGCTCGACGAATTCGCGGAACATGTTGTGCATGAACTGCTTGAGCGCCTCTTCGGGGGCGAGCGCGGCATATTCGGTGCACGCGATGAAGGCGGCAGTCTTTTCGGCGGCTTCCTTCAGGATGATCGTGTAAAGGTCCGACTTGCTGCCGAAGTAGTAATACAGAAGCTGCTTGGA is from Novosphingobium sp. MMS21-SN21R and encodes:
- a CDS encoding aldehyde dehydrogenase family protein; its protein translation is MTIPFTDIDHLYIDGEWHAGAGTEAVLNPATEDVIGEAPVGDAAAAEAAIASSHDAFENGPWPRMAQAERTQMMQKFHDALLAKRGQLVDLIIKEVGCAQAVTNNVQVDAPLEHLQSAIDYSLREEPRQIPVASNANMINPTGPRILGGGTVVREPVGVVSGITGYNFPFLLNLAKVTPALLAGNSLILKPSPFTPYSALMLGQIADEIGLPRGVLNVITGGPDVGSKLTTDPRVDMVTFTGSEAVGAAIMGQAAPTLKRVHLELGGKSAMIVREDADVEAAATMAIMVLSVNAGQGCAITTRFLVHNSVRARFVATAKAVAAHWKVGDPSDPSVLMGPLIRESQRAKVERLIQSGRDEGSTLVAGGTRPAGLSKGFFVDITLFDNVDNKSTLAQEEVFGPVGCVIGYDTDDEAVRIANESRYGLNGAIMTADSAKAYEMSLQLRTGNVAINGGIGKMAYAPFGGYKRSGIGREYGPDWMREFQQEKTITYPVGR
- a CDS encoding TIGR03619 family F420-dependent LLM class oxidoreductase, producing MKIGISRPFADPGAPINDVDMGEIGRMAEAIGFDWLTSGHHTVRPLREEIKGPHTHGVPFYQDPLIGAARATAMTTRLEVSTGVLIMPMKHPVDVAKQVACIDAYSNGRFMLGLGTGGASRIEIEASGGSFERRWAYTMESIAVMKGLWTQDAFAFDGEFFQFPEVQMYPRPARKPHTPILLGGYSDAVLERVGKHCQGWVPAYAGTKLLSLTETDLTGPDHVRQGRAKIMAHAQAAGRDIAHFEIGVILAPGDDALDLRNVYEDAGADRLAFSLPHIASVEDARIALEKIAANVL
- a CDS encoding SDR family oxidoreductase; amino-acid sequence: MARLADKVCIITGSGSGIGRASAQMFAAEGATVIVADIRAEPAEAVAQAVIDAGGKARAITVDVSNEADLARMIDTTIADFGQIDVLFNNALYTNTEHAMRDMDFLAFDPEIFFANLRVNVLGAVIASKLAIPHMLERGRGSIIATSSGSSMGGDITAYSYGSSKAALNWFVQAIAATYGKRGIRSNAILPGPTQTPAKIQWTTPEMDRLFLDVLNTPFIGEPEDIAAMALFLASDESRYVNGMLYPVDGGQSCTVPFISVTRALSAGN
- a CDS encoding tyrosine-protein phosphatase; the protein is MSDQSQTLDLVGGCNFRDLGGYPVAGGGTVRRGLVYRSGVLTYLTDGDHAAIAPLGIRTIVDLRRDDEIASEPTHWAGPVQKLSWQLDESIASSQRGAAWEQVATGPELRAWLIGSYPTMQDWLVRPLRGLFGALLDDQTPLVFHCAAGKDRTGFCAAIILGLAGVDEDTILADFALTDTAVDLYAFTRVHRAARMGLTDGEHPFEKMAPDVRDALMRADPAYLKAALDSVAERHGSIAGYAQAALGLDEAQIAAIRERLVEG
- a CDS encoding TetR/AcrR family transcriptional regulator: MPESGECHTAEPPAIRGRRASNATTIADIVDAAKEEFSAHGFDGTTVDSICRRARVSKQLLYYYFGSKSDLYTIILKEAAEKTAAFIACTEYAALAPEEALKQFMHNMFREFVERPQIVRMTIDEAQHAFAHVGKTSPLAAMLRTLIDEVLRPIVERGCAEGIFRADCDADQLFWVIHSLVTTWFAHSPMIALVTRTRTGADLDAAAWRASSTEFVLAAVRRRS
- a CDS encoding SDR family NAD(P)-dependent oxidoreductase; translated protein: MTLAAAIAPGHWAFVTGGSDGLGLAFATELAGHGMNCLLIARQEDKLAAAAAAVRALGVEARTLSLDLGAADAVARIEAATADLPLTLAVFNAGAEASGTQFVDLPYETWAATIQRNVLFLTQALHHFGQRLVKSGGGGLIVVGSEAAFGGAALSGIYTATKGFALNLCEALWAELTPRGVDVVTLLFKIADTPMLRQTLAKRGIPVEATGASDTASLARGTIAALGSGPIYNPDEVSPDDPVTSNAARRERVVTKSELLKFFYG
- a CDS encoding NADP-dependent oxidoreductase, which encodes MRAVQITAYGGPEVVVINDVPRPELAAGQLRVSVAATGVNPVDWKIREGHMEFLQAPFPFTLGNEFAGTVTELATGVTGFSLGDVVYGSVGPIGVFADELAVDANAVAKAPASLSLIESAALPVAIVTAQAAFDAEPIGPGTRLLVHAAAGGVGSIVVQLAKAMGAEVTALTSPATMDFVRGLGADHVIDRTTAYEQAIGDFDVVLDAFGPAAQARSWGLLKSGGILISLVAPPDQDEAARHGVRATMTFGTPNGAALAHAAALADAGKLKPTIQRTYPVEQAVSAMADVEGGNVRGKIVLTY
- a CDS encoding TonB-dependent receptor plug domain-containing protein, translating into MISNVRTKSLVALLLVSTATPALAQQSAPQSTAETDQASGQTDGDIIVTARRTAENIQSTPVSVTAFGTESLRQAQVRDTQDLLFKTPGVFLAGSGGRENSNFSIRGQSKALAGNSAPGVISYFADVPAPTLGSSIPTYDLASVQVLKGPQGTLFGRNTTGGAILYYPTAPNYELGGYVQASYGSYDSKIAEAALNLPLVDGKVALRISGQYQKRDGWTKNIGVGNDADDLNSRAIRGSLLLEPVEGLKNTTIVDYYRNRSTGGASVLVDVFAGPNALTATGTLSGAQAQLAAQRARGVRVINSDIDAFERAERFGVTNRTEATLSDAIQLVNIFGYRHTKVDYFSSVDGLPTLISDGTGAIPKFLPVMVVGGRQTSDVEQFTEELQLRGKAADDKLEWLVGGFYLKSKPKGPTGTYIPIFILPGFTNAPFNYGFFTETSKALFGNVTYKLDGIADGLRFSAGFRHTWDEITACVGGGTSPNPVLSPADCNNAVPTIRNSSINKTSSKAPTWTIGLDYQASDSVFLYAVTRHGYRAGGINSPTLAGRLAKFQSFRPEKVDDIEVGIRSDMNAGDVSIRFNASPFVGWYSNVQVPVSGLNTQATCSTTAPGGTAAPKSPDGDCNPNNDPSGGTLLVNAGSTRVAGIDLSTRIAPTSTLAFEAGATFLDLKTRSLTVPAELQSYLRVLAVPFNLVAKQTITAGVRWTLPVPESIGKTVFSGDFYHTSSVQSSDAVLPAYSIVNARLDISSIGGSNLDASVFVRNVFDKEYLASSNVGSNLLGVQSGFFGAPRTVGVELRYRFGS
- a CDS encoding nuclear transport factor 2 family protein; the encoded protein is MGIELENKVRTMHDAWGDGSDEVRPDVEKILSFFADDAEWQLWVPGGPVIKGKDALRAEILNQMTFATNNKCNEVNIVSNDRMVMQERSDTAIIMGRPCPHQMVAIYEFNDAGLIVKWREYLDMDDLNRKMGVTGEKNPAGNPEALAQ
- a CDS encoding phosphotransferase, whose protein sequence is MVSQAVQPPADPTDAKVYDWLIANIGPVTAFERQPRWRPGWNVVAGGAPLYVRGPRGDTYASPVDMFQEAEIHHVFERHGIPAPRVRGMIPDPLCIVMEMLPGRINSGSIENPEVQAQVRERFIGIVADVHRLPVEAFAAAKLPVPQSPREIALNLYTPSHAIFRERIAGRPWPLMEFAWGWLNRNIPQDRTRATFVNYDGGQFLFSDDGTVTGLIDFEVSSLGDPAAELSGMRLRDTSEPLGDLTALVARYEALTGDRISRQLIEFHTAGFCAVNGFLMWPLMFDSAPEQDFIAYLNYCVGTSRWMIRAIADHMGVTLVDPPEPRVQPLGFEQASRHLVRHIEAFADGTLAENYARDSAAHQAFYMGRLNTYGLSVQAADLADVAALTGVRHETWEQAQAALSEWVAQAGPEADAALVQHFHRWLQRQAFMLRGCGPAAFISAANLQPILDR